A genome region from Pseudomonas anguilliseptica includes the following:
- a CDS encoding helix-turn-helix domain-containing protein codes for MELNEALGLVIKAIRQQRALSQENLGASQSYISMIERGKWNPTIGKIEQVAEVLSVQPATLLVLAHLKQTSTSDVDAIRKEVQTEVAGFMAG; via the coding sequence GTGGAACTGAATGAAGCGCTGGGTTTAGTGATAAAGGCGATTCGGCAGCAGAGGGCGCTCTCTCAGGAAAACCTGGGAGCAAGTCAGAGCTACATCAGTATGATCGAGCGTGGTAAGTGGAACCCCACCATTGGAAAAATTGAGCAAGTCGCAGAGGTTCTCTCTGTCCAACCAGCAACGCTGCTGGTTCTTGCACACCTGAAGCAAACATCTACGTCCGATGTGGACGCGATCCGAAAGGAAGTCCAAACCGAGGTTGCTGGTTTCATGGCTGGCTGA
- the galU gene encoding UTP--glucose-1-phosphate uridylyltransferase GalU gives MIKKCLFPAAGYGTRFLPATKAMPKEMLPIVNKPLIQYGVEEALEAGLTEIAMITGRGKRALEDHFDISYELEQQIRDTDKEKYLVGIRRLIDECSFSYTRQVEMKGLGHAILCGRPLIGDEPFAVVLADDLCLNLEGDAVLTQMVKLYNQFRCSIVAIQEVPPEETHKYGVIAGEMIRDDIYRVNSMVEKPKSEDAPSNLAIIGRYILTPDIFELIEQTEPGKGGEIQITDALMKQAQNGCVMAYKFKGKRFDCGGAEGYIEATNFCFENLYKTGKAY, from the coding sequence ATGATCAAGAAATGCTTGTTCCCAGCAGCCGGTTACGGCACCCGCTTTCTGCCAGCCACCAAGGCCATGCCCAAGGAAATGCTGCCGATCGTGAACAAGCCGCTGATCCAGTACGGCGTCGAAGAGGCGTTGGAAGCCGGGCTGACGGAAATTGCCATGATCACCGGCCGCGGCAAACGTGCCCTGGAAGATCACTTCGACATCAGCTACGAGCTTGAGCAACAGATACGTGACACCGACAAGGAAAAATACCTGGTTGGCATTCGTCGTTTGATCGACGAGTGCAGTTTTTCCTACACCCGTCAGGTGGAAATGAAAGGCCTCGGCCACGCCATTCTCTGTGGCCGCCCACTGATTGGTGATGAGCCCTTCGCCGTAGTGCTGGCTGACGACCTGTGCCTGAACCTGGAAGGCGACGCGGTGCTGACGCAGATGGTCAAGCTGTACAACCAGTTCCGCTGCTCGATCGTCGCCATTCAGGAAGTGCCACCGGAAGAAACCCATAAATATGGGGTGATCGCCGGCGAGATGATTCGCGACGACATCTACCGTGTTAACAGCATGGTCGAGAAGCCCAAGTCGGAAGACGCGCCGTCGAATCTGGCGATCATCGGTCGCTATATCCTGACTCCGGACATCTTCGAGCTGATTGAGCAAACCGAACCTGGCAAGGGCGGCGAAATCCAGATCACCGACGCACTGATGAAGCAGGCGCAGAATGGCTGCGTGATGGCCTACAAGTTCAAGGGCAAGCGTTTCGATTGCGGCGGTGCAGAAGGCTATATCGAAGCCACCAACTTCTGCTTCGAGAACCTCTACAAAACCGGCAAGGCCTATTGA
- a CDS encoding VOC family protein — protein MRPTLTHLALHVPDLDACVNFYEQFCAMQVIHQRAGKGSRIVWMAEQGKEHSFIFVIMPGGQDRQLAADDYSHLGFALESREQVDRIAARARVAGCLVWEPRDEPYPVGYYCGLRDPAGNYVEFSYGQPLGPGAEQISLP, from the coding sequence ATGCGCCCTACTCTTACTCATCTGGCCTTGCACGTGCCTGACCTCGATGCCTGCGTAAATTTTTACGAGCAGTTCTGCGCGATGCAGGTGATTCACCAGCGCGCTGGCAAAGGCTCACGGATTGTCTGGATGGCCGAACAGGGTAAGGAACACAGCTTTATTTTTGTGATCATGCCGGGGGGGCAGGATCGCCAATTGGCTGCGGACGACTACAGTCACTTGGGCTTTGCCCTGGAAAGTCGAGAGCAGGTTGATCGCATCGCGGCGCGAGCACGAGTGGCAGGGTGTCTGGTCTGGGAGCCACGTGATGAGCCCTACCCTGTTGGTTACTACTGCGGCCTGCGCGATCCCGCAGGCAACTATGTGGAGTTCAGCTACGGCCAGCCGTTAGGGCCTGGCGCTGAGCAGATATCCTTGCCCTAA
- a CDS encoding substrate-binding domain-containing protein, with the protein MVVRASMASAGIDVVEVQSGQWETVIAERVATEMLQKYPDLKAFLCGNDSMALGVATAVRNAGREGKIKIIGYDNISPIAPMLADGRILATVDQFAGQQAVFGIEMALKALSEETPQKDLPTFVQTPLKLITRQ; encoded by the coding sequence ATGGTCGTGCGCGCCTCAATGGCGAGTGCTGGGATAGATGTCGTAGAAGTCCAGAGTGGTCAGTGGGAGACGGTTATCGCTGAGAGAGTTGCAACCGAAATGCTACAAAAATACCCAGACCTCAAGGCCTTTTTGTGTGGCAACGACAGCATGGCCCTGGGTGTAGCTACTGCCGTGCGCAATGCTGGCCGTGAGGGCAAAATTAAGATTATTGGCTACGACAATATTTCACCAATAGCGCCTATGCTGGCGGACGGTCGTATATTGGCCACGGTCGATCAGTTCGCAGGGCAGCAGGCCGTTTTTGGTATCGAAATGGCTCTAAAAGCACTCTCAGAAGAAACCCCACAAAAGGACCTGCCTACATTTGTACAAACCCCTCTGAAATTGATCACTCGTCAATGA
- a CDS encoding trimeric intracellular cation channel family protein — protein MAQLFYLADLFGVAVFAITGALMAGRKSMDLFGVLVIAIVTALGGGTLRDVILDNHPVSWIRNDLYIVVASLAAVATVLWVRLTQPIHEKGLLLADAFGLAVFTVIGTEVAMQHNVPHSTAVIMGVMTGVAGGVMRDVICNEIPLIFQKEIYATACIAGALMFIGMRALDTPHWLDTGVAMLTVLLIRLAAIRWHIALPSFHLLDRD, from the coding sequence ATGGCGCAACTGTTCTATCTGGCCGATCTGTTCGGCGTTGCGGTCTTTGCCATCACCGGCGCACTGATGGCCGGGCGCAAGTCCATGGACCTGTTTGGTGTACTGGTGATAGCCATCGTTACTGCGCTTGGCGGTGGCACGCTGCGTGATGTAATACTGGACAACCATCCGGTTAGCTGGATTCGCAACGACCTGTATATCGTTGTCGCATCGCTGGCAGCCGTCGCTACGGTGCTCTGGGTACGTCTGACGCAGCCAATCCACGAGAAAGGCCTGTTACTGGCGGATGCTTTCGGGCTGGCGGTATTTACCGTGATCGGAACCGAGGTCGCCATGCAACACAACGTGCCCCACAGCACGGCAGTGATCATGGGCGTGATGACCGGTGTAGCCGGTGGGGTCATGCGCGATGTGATCTGCAATGAGATCCCGCTGATCTTCCAGAAAGAAATCTATGCAACAGCCTGCATTGCCGGTGCCCTGATGTTTATCGGCATGCGTGCGCTGGACACACCACACTGGCTAGATACCGGGGTGGCCATGCTGACCGTGCTGCTGATTCGCCTGGCGGCCATTCGCTGGCATATAGCGCTGCCCAGCTTTCATTTATTGGATCGTGACTGA
- the tnpB gene encoding IS66 family insertion sequence element accessory protein TnpB (TnpB, as the term is used for proteins encoded by IS66 family insertion elements, is considered an accessory protein, since TnpC, encoded by a neighboring gene, is a DDE family transposase.), whose amino-acid sequence MLSSNFFLEPAVMMRPDAKVEKVYLYPKPVDFRKSIDGLAALVELDIKVAVFDPVLFVFLNRARSRVKILYWERNGFCLWLKRLEAERFKSHPEPGEDAIVLTAQELNWLLDGIDLWRNRPHQVLTPRFVT is encoded by the coding sequence ATGCTGAGCTCCAATTTCTTTCTGGAGCCAGCCGTCATGATGCGCCCCGACGCCAAAGTCGAAAAAGTCTATCTATACCCCAAGCCGGTGGATTTCCGAAAATCCATCGATGGCCTGGCCGCCCTGGTCGAGCTGGATATCAAGGTGGCGGTGTTCGACCCGGTGCTGTTCGTCTTCCTCAACCGCGCGCGCAGCCGGGTGAAGATTTTGTATTGGGAGCGCAACGGCTTTTGCCTGTGGCTCAAGCGATTGGAGGCTGAACGCTTCAAGTCGCATCCGGAACCTGGCGAAGATGCGATCGTGCTGACGGCCCAGGAGTTGAACTGGTTGTTGGACGGTATCGACCTGTGGCGCAACCGGCCGCACCAGGTTTTGACCCCTAGGTTCGTCACCTGA
- the gorA gene encoding glutathione-disulfide reductase, whose protein sequence is MTYDFDLFVIGAGSGGVRAARFAAGYGARVAVAESRYLGGTCVNVGCVPKKLLVYGAHFADDFAQAQGFGWELGESKFDWSTLISNKNREIDRLNGIYRNLLVNSGVTLLEGHARIVDEHSVELGGQRYSAKHILIATGGWPQIPEVPGHEHAIGSNEVFFLEQLPKRVLVVGGGYIAVEFASIFNGLGACTSLLYRGELFLRGFDKAVRLHLEEELSKRGVDLQFNSDIARIDKQADGSLLATLKDGRVLETDCVFYATGRRPMLDNLGLENTHVQLDERGFIKVDEQYQTTVPSILAIGDVIGRVQLTPVALAEGMAVARRLFKPEEYSKVDYRLIPTAVFSLPNIGTVGLSEEQAKEEGYNVTVFESRFRPMKLTMTESQERTLMKLVVDAATDRVLGCHMVGPDAGEIVQGLAVALKAGATKQLFDETIGVHPTAAEEFVTMRTPVSS, encoded by the coding sequence ATGACCTACGACTTCGACCTGTTTGTAATTGGCGCCGGTTCCGGCGGTGTGCGGGCTGCGCGATTTGCTGCCGGCTATGGCGCGCGCGTGGCGGTTGCCGAAAGCCGCTACCTCGGCGGCACCTGCGTCAATGTTGGCTGCGTACCGAAGAAACTGCTGGTTTATGGTGCACACTTCGCCGACGACTTCGCACAGGCGCAAGGCTTTGGCTGGGAACTGGGGGAGAGCAAGTTCGACTGGTCGACCCTGATCAGTAACAAAAACCGTGAAATCGACCGACTCAATGGCATCTATCGCAACCTGTTGGTTAACAGTGGTGTGACCTTGCTCGAAGGCCACGCGCGGATTGTCGATGAACACAGTGTTGAACTGGGCGGACAGCGTTACAGCGCCAAGCACATCCTGATTGCCACCGGCGGCTGGCCGCAGATTCCTGAAGTGCCTGGGCATGAACATGCCATTGGCTCGAATGAGGTTTTCTTTCTTGAGCAGCTGCCCAAGCGCGTGCTGGTGGTGGGCGGCGGTTATATCGCCGTGGAATTCGCTTCGATCTTCAACGGACTGGGCGCATGCACCTCGCTGCTTTATCGCGGAGAGCTGTTCCTGCGTGGCTTCGACAAGGCCGTGCGCTTGCACCTAGAGGAAGAGTTGAGCAAGCGTGGTGTGGATCTGCAATTCAACAGCGATATCGCCCGCATCGACAAGCAGGCCGATGGCAGCCTGCTGGCCACCCTCAAGGATGGCCGCGTGCTTGAAACCGACTGTGTTTTCTATGCCACCGGACGCCGGCCGATGCTGGATAACCTGGGACTGGAAAATACCCATGTGCAGCTCGATGAGCGCGGCTTTATCAAGGTCGACGAGCAATACCAGACTACGGTACCGTCAATCCTCGCCATCGGCGATGTGATCGGTCGCGTACAGCTGACGCCCGTAGCACTGGCCGAAGGCATGGCGGTAGCACGACGCCTGTTCAAGCCTGAGGAATACAGCAAGGTCGACTACCGGCTGATCCCTACGGCCGTATTCAGCCTGCCGAATATAGGCACAGTCGGGCTCAGTGAAGAGCAGGCGAAGGAGGAGGGCTACAACGTCACGGTCTTCGAAAGCCGCTTCCGTCCGATGAAGCTGACCATGACCGAAAGCCAGGAGCGCACCCTGATGAAACTGGTGGTGGACGCTGCCACAGACCGCGTACTGGGCTGTCATATGGTTGGCCCGGACGCCGGTGAAATTGTCCAGGGACTGGCAGTGGCGCTTAAAGCAGGCGCAACCAAGCAATTGTTCGATGAAACCATCGGCGTGCATCCAACGGCCGCCGAAGAGTTCGTCACCATGCGTACCCCTGTGTCCTCCTGA